The nucleotide sequence ataagtaattctATTGTATATCATTTAATGTCAATTTACAACAAGTACGTCCCTAGTGTTTCTTtctatgatttttctttttagattTCTCTTTTCTCTGATCATTTTTGACTTTCTTTTTCTGTGTTTTCCTATTCTGTACTCTGTCTAACTTGGATTTCATCTGGAACACTTTGCTCTTCTGTAATTTCTTTGTAGCCTGTttctttagtattttttttacttctttctttgattttaaatttttatcatcaGAATCTGAGTGTTCTTCTTCTGATATACTTTCTTCTTGTGTGTTCATTCCTGGTATTTCATTGGAGTCATTTTTGACtattttatcttgtttttttaGTGCAGTAACTTTTGGTCTGTTCTCACCAATGACTATGTCTCTCTTTTGTAGTGTTTCTGAAGAGAGTTCTACAATTTTAACATTAACATCATCATCCTCATACTCCTCCTCTTGAAGCAATTGTTCTATATCTGGAATGGGGCGGCTGGACACTACAAGCTTCTTGTATGACTCCTTATtctacaagtttaaataaatgcactggttatttattatatttcctaacagcttatgctcgcgactttgtctgcgtggacttTACAAATtccaaaaaccttaaaaaatcctttcttagaagATGACAACTTCATAACAGCAATCTGCATGCCATATTTCaggccgatccgtccagtagtttgagttgtgcgttgataaaaGTTAGTCACATTTTGGGTTCCAGTCAATTATGCTTTATACAATTTTGAAtagttacttataaataaaactttgcTATAACTTATAACGTATATACATACAGCAAAAGGAAATTTAGTTAAATTCAGCTTGCAATTTCATTTACTACTAGctaaatttatagactaaataaaaagtatttattacctacctctTGTTTTATTCGCCGTTTTTCTTCTTTTAACATTCGTTGCAGCTCCTCCTGTGCTTTCTTTTTTCTCTCTAACTTTCTTTTCCGGAAACCACAAAGAAAATCCCTAAAATCAGTAAAATCAAATGAATATTGTGATCGCTGATAGATGTTTTTCTGTGAATAATTCACATAGGTTAGACTTACTTTCGTTTAGCTTcatcaaaaactaaatttacTTTTCGCTTTCTTGCAGTATTTTTCTTCTGACCCTTTCccatttttattaacttgtttgtctgattttaaaataatttataaaaataaacacaatCACACCTACTCACCTAACCTAAAAAAACACAGACCATAAACTACAAATAGATATAGCTTTTTTTTCAACTtactttacggctctgggttcttatttaaaaatatagttcACTGTGAGCTAAGAGCCGGTTCCCACTTGTTGTCTATCGGGCCCGGTTTTTAATCACATGTTCCAGTGGCAgaacattttataataaaactataccCACTTGTCTGAAATCGACGCCACTTCCCGACAGACACAACCGATTCCCACAGGAACATACACGTCAGGACAGCTGACATGTGGGAACGGGCTGCGCGGAACGTagtgtttttaaattatactCTTTAGGCGCGGCGCATCAAAAAATTCTTGTTGGAAAATGGGAATAgtcaataaatacataaatagatAGAGACACAGGATAGAGTATACATACAAAATGCTCGCCGCACGGTTGCGGCCCTACAACACAATTACCTAtgttacctactaggtacttgaaacctatttgatatttttctgatgttgataaattaataaacacaTTGCATAGTATTGAgcggttttattattttgtcatgaacttattcacataatattattaagaataTTATAACTACTTATGAATGAATATTATCACTGCATTGTATTTTTCACCATCGTCGATGATTTTAAATCATAAATGAGAAGATAATCtagttaggtatacctaaaagACCAACGACTGTTTcggtataaatacctacttcacCAGCCATTGTTTTAAATCCTATCATGTACCTTAATATCTACTCcgtttttaaatacctacctggTTAACTAGTGAACTACTTAACTTTCCTAAAGTAGACAACtcattaattatataaaatgaaaagctgaaaggtttaatttattctatcaatttacttaataagtgatagtattttttactgtttattagtaatttaaaactCTCGTTTACTAGACTACAGTGACTCTACATtttcttcttattcttattgTAATATGTGAATTGAATTCGCAAATGAATGAatacattattaggtattttaataaaatttatttatatttttatcttcacCACAACAAAAGTTTTTGGCACCAAATCAAGAATTTTAAATACTCTCGCGTGATTGGCGCATACGACGCACATACGtacaatctttatttttttctcaCCGTTTTCCACCAATCAGCACTCAAGTGCACAATAAAGACGGACTCATCCGCAGCATGGCTGTCAGTATATATTTGAAACTTGGACGATGCGCTTCCTCTCGTCAcgttggttttttttgtttgtgcaTTTTGTCAAAAATGTTATCGTGTGTGAATTTGAGTGGTTTGATGAAATATGGAAATATTTTGGTGCAGTGACGTGACATGCGTCTTGTTACGCAAGGTGAgctaaataaatagcgaattgGACGAAAATAAGGTGCGAAATATGAAAATGTTCCGTCAAGTAAAAAATATCGAGGAAGAAAAACTAATTTCAATGCCCATAAAAGTTGAATTGGGATTGTTTTATATCTATATTGAAGTTATTGATAACGAAAGGTGCTTTATCGCGTTATAAGGAAATAAAGagagaaatattttttggtaaTCAATACTGCTGTCGTAGAGCCATATGTTAACACGCGCGAGCGGCTCATGTTACGCATACCGTTAGAATTCTATTTCTTTTCTCTCGGATCTGTTGAATAATGGGCTATAAATCGCATTCTATATATTCACTAATAACAACGCAtggtaggtacaaaaatatcTCAAGATTGACAGAATATCGATTAGAGGCGAGCGAGCCTGCGCTTTTAGATTGTTACACAAAAATTGCTCTTACTGCCTTTATTATAGTATCTTTCGATTGAATGACGTATGAATAAAAGTAATAGTAGTGGGCTTTAATTAGTCTTGTTATACATAAACCTTGATACTTTCTAGTTTAGTCTTCTCAGACTTgtatataataatgaaaaaccATAATGGTGTAGAATATGTGGTGTAAAATAACAATACATTTAGAGAGTAGTATTATTCCCTGCAATACATCAAACCACTAgctaaaattgaatttagaacacctaaattaaattataccaAAACAAAATATGCACTAGGTAAAAAAGGAGTGAGTAAGAGCAGATTCAATTATGGAACATATCAATTCAAATATGAGACTGTCTCATTTATAAATCTGCACCTGCACAGTATGTTGAGATTGAAACAAATGCCTTCTAAACTTCTTCCTATATGTACAACAAGAAAATAACTCTGCTGTACAAGTCTttccagaaaaaaaaagtacaaacaGCAACTTATACTAGTGTGTATCCACTAGTGTAAGCGAATATGGATGGGTGCAAACCTGGCTTTGTTTCTGACTCTATAATTCTCATTAATCTTGAGCTCCAAATAATCATTATATCAAGCTGTTGCAGATTATGTACATGACTTGCTACATCCCAAAAGATAATATGTGATGATTGTAGGTACAGCTGGAATATTTTGCATGTCACTCAATGGGAATCATATAGATGTACCCCTAACTGAGACCCTGTGGGGTTGTGGGAGAGTGATGGCAACATTAAGAACCCTGATTTCTATGTCAACTCTCACTCTGATAAACTGCAACGTACCTCACTAACCATCTCTGTAAAACGGTATACCTACCCATAGTCATCATCATGACCTAACCATTGccaactcactactgagcaaggaTCTCCTCTTAGAAAGGGTTTGGCCACTGTCCACCatgttggccaagtgcggactggtagacttcacacacctttgagaatattatggagaactctcaaataTGCAATGATGAGATGATTTCCTTTACTGTTAAAGACCAAAGCACCTCCTCAATCTGTTGAAAAATTAGTCACACAAAATTAGTTGTTGCTATTTGGTTGAGTGGAATCAATTGTTATAATAATCACTTCATCTAGGTATTGTGAGATTATGAAGGCTCATGAATAAAAAAGAATAGATGATTTAactatatttaataaatattcataagATCACATTTAAATGTAAGATCTGAGGTATAGTGagcaatttaatataattttgtattaagTTTTGTTGCTTTTGGTAGATATTCCTTATCTAATTTATTGCTTTTTAGAGTGTGCCTGAAAGATGCCAACGagaacctattactaagcctcagctgtctgtcagcgggctatatcttgtgaactgtaataggtagagagttcaaatttcatagaatgtgtattttattgaggctataacaacaaataaagaGAAAACAGCCTGTGTGACTGATATAGTCATTACAATTGGTTCGAGGTTAGGTAGCTATGAGTTTTAATGTTTACATGGTCAATAAAAATTGCATCTCTGTGAACTATTATAGTACTGCTGAATAGGTAACTCTTCATTATgtagtacataattattttattatatcttcATACTCAATTACACTTTTTTCATGTTACTTTGTTGTTCTATTTTGAAGAGGTATATTTTAAAGGCATTGCTTAGTATTTTTATAccagctttatttattttgatttatcgtgcaaaatgttggaaaaaatactcgagtacggaaccctcggtgcgcgagtcagactcgcacttggccggttttatttaaagggttccatacctcaaaacaACGTGACGTGACGTCGCGGTTCACTTCTTTTGTAAACCGTTGCCTAGAGGTGCGATTCCCAgagagacgcaggttcgaatccagccttttccacaatttttgatatacagtaactaaaaaatttccttaaagtgtaggtaaaacactatcataagaAATTATGAATTGTGGCATCATTTAAAAGAAGAAACAATATAATATGCATTTGGTTTCACAAGTTTGGATGGAAATGACACACACCTATCTTGCTCCACAAGATAACAGCTGTTTGGCGTAGCCTCTGATAACCCCTgacgaataaaatatttaaaccggTGTTGTAAATAGGGTAAACTAATAACTTTCAGAATATTGCATCAAATACCTAATCGTACCCCTGGGTTGCAGTggtgcgtttttagggttccgtacccgaaggcgAAGGGTCCCAACGGGAGGCTATTGCTAAGCTTCCGCTGTACATCCGTCCGTACGTCTGTCTGTAAGCTGGCTGTCTCGTGAACAGTAATAGATGagtcagagcctcaatagctcaaccggtaaaggagtgtactgaaaaaccgaaaggtcgacggttcaaatcccgcccgttgcactattgtcgtacctactcctagcacaagcctgacgcttagttggagaggaaaggggaatattagtcatttaacatggctaatattctttaaaaaaaaaaaatagcattcaaagataaatattatttctcgAAGGCGTGAAAAGTCTGTCAATCAGTTCTGGACCAGGTGGTggactaaacccttctcaatctaaGAAGGTAAACTCAAATCTatagttcacgacaggtcgaaatggcaatcggggtataaggcggggggacgccccgcacacccgcgctatcccgcacctaGTTAGTGCGAGGCCtatgcgggtgtgcgaggcgtcaCACCCGCATAGGCCCGTAAACCCGTTCTCAATAGTGGGCaacgatgatgatggtgataaatCTTTTTTGTAGGATAGGTATTCTCCCTTTAATCCCCGGTTCGGTTTCCCtaagattataataaaaattataatataggtactttgcgttaataaaatcaaaatcgaaAGTGTGCCGTTTATGTTAGCACGTTGAGATAACACGTTTGTTGACCTCAAAACTTGGCTTGCTGACGTTTCCAGAATAGGTTATCAGCGACATCTGGGCGATCTATCAAGATTACCATGTTTTAGGCGAGACTTGCGACATGTTGatatcaaaaactactttttagaTTATCCCGAGGAGGCAATTTTTTTCTACGCAGAAGTCTGTCGCGTATGTCTTTCGAACGTAGTTACTCATACCCCCGGACACTGCTATggtgtggctaattctgttgcacTCATcatattatcaaccgatagacgtccactactggacaatggacataggtctcttgatGGGACTCCTACACGCCACGGTATTAcgacgccgcgccgccgccattcagcggctccctgcgactcgcttgATATCGTCcttccacctagtggggggtcttccaacgctacgctttccggtgcgaggtcgctattctagTACCTTgcgaccccaacgtctatcgttcTTTTAAACTATGTTCTTATGAACTAtgctcattgccactttagctttgcAAGTCTCTACTACTCCTATACGTATTTCTGATTTGAACACgtaaagaaactccaagcatggctctctccatcgcccgctcaCTATCCGCTGTTGTACAAAATCCTTAAATACATAAAATGACAGGTTAAAAAGTATTGctaactacttttttttttgtaaatgtaaaattGATCATTGATGGGGACTTTTTTTAACCgacgaaaaaaggaggaggttctcaattcttcGGAATCTTTTTCACATTTCATTTATAATGGTGTTCCCAATGTGTATAACCATGACCCTATTTTTTGAGCTAACTTGACCGGGCTATtagacatattttaattttttaatcgtTATAATTACCTACCCTCAATGTAAAGAGGAATTTTGTTTAGTTTGACATTTCTGCTCGTTTTGTTAGAGAGACAGGTCACGGCAAATTGGGATGAATAAAATTCTACCTACTATTCGTAGACAGCTACAGACTTATATTACTGTTGGGGTATGCAGCTTTACtaaatattacatttttgtttCAGGCGGACTCATAGAAACTCAACGTTGATATCAAATCAACGAGATGACGTCGCGGTAAGTACTCATCAACCATTCTACTTAtacgagatggcaatcggggtatgaaacGGGGGGGCGCCCCGCACAGCCGCACGTTACCCgcgttatcccgcaccgggttagcgcgggggatgtgcgggtgtgcggggcgtccccaccccgattgctatctcgacctgtcgcgcactatactttGCATTGAATAGGTATGCTTTATGATAAGAAAAATAAGACCACCTTATTTCATATGCTAGATTCGTCAAAGAGATTGAATTGTTGAATGAAAACATGGTCTTCAATATCCCGAAATAGATACCTTCCTACTTAAAGAAATTAGCATAACAATTGGATAACTGATAAGataacgtaatttttttaaacgatcTCTTTCAGACAACCTTTGGGTCGCTGTAAACGTGTTCCCCTGTGACATGTAAAGATTATCTTCATAactctttaaaaaaaccggtcaagtgcgactcggactcgcacatgaagggttccgtccATGGTTTAAGATTAAACTATGaacattttagggttccgcatcCGAACGGTGCCAACGGGGTCCTATTCTGTCCGTGcatccgtccgtctatctgtcagcgggctgtatctcgtgaactaataggcagaaagttgaaattttttgtGCGTATTTCCATATTGCTTATAAAGTTATACCAAAAGTGTGTAATTCCACTTTcgaacaaaatacttttttttttctttaatctggacGTTTTTAACCCACTGCTGTATACAAACTGAACTCATTTCCTAGCAAAACGGCCGGAAAGTGCACTGAAATTTCATTATTTCgatcactgaatacaaacttgaactcatttccaaacAAAACGTCCTTTATATGCTAAAATGAGTTCGAAattcgtgatttcgatcaaaacggtacaattacagtaaagtttcaacagcttttGTGCAAGACATCGTTTTGTTTGCTAGCTCCTTAATTGTAAAATTTTGCACTGTACAAGGTGGATTTCCCTATAAAAATCGAATTggaattaaatatcaattagaAAACCATATCGTTAGGTCTTCATATAAAAGCTCGCGGCGCATAATACTGAATTGGTATCATAAAACTTAATTGCTAGGCAGTTGCCAATTAGCAAACGAAATAGCTTCGGGGAGCAATTATttttagtatgtacctactataccgTGTAGGTAAGATGTCGTCTGAGGATTGCCTATCTTTAAACACCATATCTATTATTTAGGCTTCGATCATAGATTAATAGTTTGTGTATTTAGGTATGAAGGAACGGTTCCTTGGCTAGGACAGTCGGATCTTTCTCCGTTCCTGCAccgatagtaggtatatttaattacttactatgATGTTGTACAGCTGAACGGTATACTATAGCAATTCTTtcaagaaattattattattatgtaaagctTCTGGTTTGTGTAAGTTTAGGGTTCTGTATATTCATAGAAaaagaggaacccttatagaatcacttcgttgtctgtttgtcggcCTGTCGTGTCTATCATAAGTTATGACCCATCAAAAGAATCAAAACCTATCTAAGAGTTATTCCCGTTCACATATAGAATTACGTTTGTCCGGtagcaattataaaaaaatccgaaaaccttgaatttgtcacatcacaaaaaaggggTCTTTTACGGAAACTATTAAAAaagattacggaacccttcttgtgcgagtccgactcgcacttgaccggtttttttaatgttactttAGTCTgcacctaaaataataaataaatatttgtacacCTGCGAAGAATGAGGATTACGTATGTTTGTAACGTCTTGTCTCGTGACAACAATGTGTTTTATAATGCACGAACTGCATTTTTACTGTTCAATAACTCTATTACTTATGTTAATACatcatagtaggtatatagttttTAGAGGTCcccacctcaaaaggaacccttgaataggatcacttcgttgtctgtctgtctgtcgtgtgtgtcaacatctgtcaagggaatcaagACCTATACGGCACCAGGTTAGTGTTAGTAGATTGAGATGACAACCGGAGTGAGGACgtcccacacacccgcacagcccccgcgcttacCTGCTGGGGGTGAGCACTGGTGaggtgcgggtgtgcgaggcgtccctCCGACTCatattgccatctcgacctgtcgcgtactatacttcccgttgacctacaatcatgacaAGTAGCAATGTCTTGGGTACCCTCCGGAACTAATTACCTGATTCCagaaattctttcactgatagataaaataattaatttgataacTAGTAGCTACATATTATCCCCGAGTGCTATTTAGACTATTAAGGTATGTtatcacgcggacaaagttgggGGTAAAAGCTAGTATCACATTCAAATAACTCTGCGAAGTGATACACTGACTAGCTGTTGTTATGGTATGGCTTCACTATCGAGATTCGGCAAATGATACGTGATATCGTGAATCGTGTGGCCGACGTCAATCGTATCTTTCGCGCTAACCTGAATGGTTGGCGCGAAAGATACAGAAGTTAAAAATCCTGcaggattttttctttttccgGGATAGATCTAATACACCACAGGACGGATTACTCGCTGTCACAGACTGTCGCGTCTGCCAGCCGGCTAATTTACCAACTTATTTAAAATTCGCACACAAAACATTCGCCGTATCCCGAATAGTGTGGCCAGTTGATTGGCGGAATGCCGAATTATCGTATGCCCGTACTCGAATAATTTGCCCATTCCGATAGTTGAGCTGTACCATTATAATTACCTAGTACTTACCATAAgaattacataattttttaagtaggtagatagtaggtaggtattcatttgaatatttcacGTTGCCTGATATtaatagttaagtacctacctactgaataatttgtaattacgctgggattaaatattattttaaataggtatttatttaaataactatttaaagttattgtatttttattacaataacccTGTAAATTAATTACATGATAAATCTTCCGCTAATTGCCTTATTAATCTCGCTAATTACAGGTTAAGGTATTTTGATATCATTATGATAAAAACTAGAAGATTTTGGTTAGGTAGATTTTGATTATTAGGTTGGTAGGTACATGAATCGTCTGGTGTTTTCTTTGGtatcagaaaaataaaatcaaatgaatTAAAACTACCGCGCGTAACTTTAGCTATATATTCTCGTCACCAAATCCAGTGTATGAATTTGGTAATGCCTTTAGGCAGGCCATGTTCGTCGTAGGTGCGAGGGTAGGGCGTTGGAGCCGAAAGGTCGTAGGCTGAgatgcactttgactttgctaggcttgacactgttaaaacgagacagcgttatatcgctggcataaatctgtctcgttttaactaaaacttaagtctaagcaaagtcaaagtgcgctctatagatttcaaccgtAGAGTGGATGCCGCATTAAAGTACCTTCTAATGCGCAGTGTGGCCTGTGGGGCGCCCTCCAGCATAATGGACCGACGATATTAGGTGGCTGGACGAGGACTGGATATGGTGACGTTCATTAAGGAGGGTCTATATCCACTAGTGGATGCCCACAGGTTAATGATGATATCTCTTCCGATAGTTAAAAGCTTACATGAATCCTGTAAGCGTCCATTATTGAACGTAGGCCTTTTCAAGAACGCACCACCCGcaaccttcttcaggtcattagtccagcgggctggaagTTTACTCCAGAACGTTTGTCCCATCGGCCGTCGATTCTGCGACAGACgtgacctgcccactgccacttcagcttgctaatcctgtgagctatgtcggttaatTTTGTTAGTTTATGATTTCttggttgaaatttttattcctgaCATTAGACAAAACAGGATTATTTACTTTGGTGAGGTATTCCAGGTTAGATCGCTTGTTCGTGCTGCTGGAGGCGGGCGCGGGTGTGGCcacgcggcgcgcggcggcgctGCAGCTGGGCGAGGTGCAGCG is from Maniola jurtina chromosome 14, ilManJurt1.1, whole genome shotgun sequence and encodes:
- the LOC123871855 gene encoding nucleolar protein 12 translates to MGKGQKKNTARKRKVNLVFDEAKRKDFLCGFRKRKLERKKKAQEELQRMLKEEKRRIKQENKESYKKLVVSSRPIPDIEQLLQEEEYEDDDVNVKIVELSSETLQKRDIVIGENRPKVTALKKQDKIVKNDSNEIPGMNTQEESISEEEHSDSDDKNLKSKKEVKKILKKQATKKLQKSKVFQMKSKLDRVQNRKTQKKKVKNDQRKEKSKKKNHRKKH